One region of Roseimicrobium gellanilyticum genomic DNA includes:
- a CDS encoding DUF3597 family protein, with product MNSISPLLSSVFQGGNAATARLSETFDRKAAAISAGSNWRDSIVDLAKLIGMNGDLASRRRLATELEFFGDFNDTAMMNIFLHNRIILTIVENHAVDIASKLDQLVGDRAAELDWRDSVVDLMTLFGLHNSVASREQLATKLGYTGELGTSGTMNMWLHERLIILIVDRGGTLPDELAPKSQRTPKQRVESLCRTLKTKDTLVPALVAIWERRKSGKPFRNDFENRLYGIFNSLSTEEQEGLGRAFDGFTAFRRNGQGECLFSNHLADAVRDEPPENNDFAAALLGQGLALSIRQDFLHAAGKPGPGQVRPWRKGSSTFEGGAGPEGPWPWLTSLSFGPPDTPYWFGNLQSVRPVPPASAHAWAEHQFEKVCSFTPLPTGGFDQHCVRKVLNSPPPSGGMQLPPSLECEGGVHYTMPRNECLRIPARQAGNTIWLRGFNFIATHVNVHFQSMEVPARRGFIEDCLVFGDNKTPVRNEQGKAIVDMRVKDDVAVQLPMRFQSPDGTESPFPPGLYEIWISVGELPSNRLVLRIEPDENTQFDLECEGGRCIKETPGLGDDEVSWTAFVGHLVPNHENTGRTRAKTVKVQIDREPWKDIDDDGDNNGEVHSPTKFFPTDADLAGGGPAGFLAGGVRVISIVGFEVDSAVAAEKQIHGFSDAFTKVLTELANSSISSLEGDTDGVNFLGVVEKFVETAAGGPGVVGAASLLATGHYMMAAMAAAIVASAASLWAVWAPADLIALDIFALNARECWDRTDADKPLPPDMARQFRNEFDDTDVLVTVLERQLPKTPQSESIGPVAIWKHEVQYRTQHDGDEFSNYLLRFKLTRRVIV from the coding sequence ATGAATTCAATATCGCCTCTGCTTTCAAGTGTATTTCAGGGCGGGAATGCCGCCACAGCACGTCTCAGCGAGACCTTCGATCGAAAGGCTGCGGCCATTTCGGCAGGCAGCAATTGGAGGGATTCGATTGTTGATCTGGCGAAACTCATCGGCATGAACGGCGATCTGGCCAGCCGGAGGCGGCTCGCGACAGAGCTCGAGTTTTTCGGCGACTTCAATGACACGGCCATGATGAATATCTTCCTCCACAATCGCATCATCCTGACGATCGTGGAGAATCACGCCGTCGATATTGCCTCGAAGCTCGACCAGCTTGTGGGCGATCGCGCTGCCGAGCTGGACTGGCGGGACTCCGTGGTTGATCTGATGACCCTCTTCGGGTTGCACAACAGTGTTGCCAGTCGCGAACAGCTGGCCACGAAGCTCGGCTACACCGGCGAGCTTGGCACCTCAGGCACGATGAACATGTGGCTGCACGAGCGCCTGATCATCTTGATTGTGGATCGGGGAGGCACACTTCCTGACGAACTTGCGCCGAAATCACAGCGAACGCCGAAGCAAAGGGTGGAATCGCTCTGCAGAACCCTGAAGACCAAGGATACACTCGTGCCAGCGCTCGTGGCCATCTGGGAGCGACGCAAGTCTGGGAAACCCTTCCGGAACGACTTTGAAAATCGCCTTTATGGCATCTTCAACAGCCTCAGCACCGAGGAGCAAGAGGGACTGGGACGTGCCTTCGATGGCTTCACCGCATTTCGCAGGAACGGGCAGGGTGAATGTCTGTTCTCCAACCACCTGGCCGATGCGGTGCGAGACGAACCACCTGAGAACAATGACTTCGCAGCGGCGCTCCTCGGTCAGGGACTTGCGCTCTCAATCAGGCAGGACTTTCTCCATGCAGCTGGCAAACCGGGCCCGGGTCAGGTGCGTCCCTGGCGAAAGGGCAGCAGCACTTTTGAGGGTGGGGCGGGACCAGAGGGACCCTGGCCATGGCTCACGAGCCTCAGTTTCGGACCACCCGACACACCGTACTGGTTCGGCAACCTCCAAAGCGTCAGACCAGTCCCGCCTGCATCAGCTCATGCATGGGCGGAGCATCAATTCGAGAAAGTCTGCAGCTTCACTCCTCTACCAACCGGGGGCTTCGACCAGCACTGCGTCCGGAAGGTCCTGAACTCGCCGCCACCGTCGGGCGGCATGCAATTGCCGCCCTCACTGGAGTGTGAAGGCGGAGTGCACTACACGATGCCTCGAAACGAATGTCTTCGCATACCTGCGCGGCAGGCTGGCAATACGATATGGCTTCGTGGCTTCAATTTCATCGCGACCCATGTCAACGTGCATTTCCAGTCCATGGAAGTCCCCGCACGGAGGGGCTTCATCGAGGATTGCCTCGTCTTCGGTGACAATAAAACCCCGGTGAGGAACGAGCAGGGCAAGGCGATTGTTGACATGCGGGTGAAGGATGACGTTGCGGTGCAACTCCCGATGAGATTCCAATCTCCGGACGGAACAGAGTCGCCATTTCCTCCGGGCCTTTACGAGATCTGGATCAGCGTGGGAGAGCTTCCATCAAACCGGCTCGTGCTGCGCATCGAACCGGATGAGAATACGCAATTCGATTTGGAGTGCGAAGGGGGGCGATGCATCAAGGAGACTCCGGGCCTCGGCGACGATGAGGTTTCGTGGACGGCCTTTGTCGGTCATCTGGTCCCCAATCACGAGAATACAGGCAGGACTCGTGCCAAGACTGTGAAGGTGCAAATTGACCGCGAGCCTTGGAAGGACATCGACGACGACGGCGACAACAACGGGGAGGTGCACAGCCCGACCAAGTTCTTTCCGACCGATGCCGATCTGGCCGGCGGCGGCCCGGCTGGGTTCCTGGCCGGAGGCGTCAGGGTCATCTCGATCGTCGGCTTCGAAGTCGACTCCGCAGTCGCCGCGGAAAAGCAGATTCACGGTTTTTCCGACGCATTTACAAAGGTGCTGACGGAATTGGCGAATTCATCCATCTCCTCGCTTGAGGGTGACACGGACGGCGTAAACTTTCTTGGCGTTGTGGAGAAGTTCGTGGAGACGGCCGCAGGAGGTCCCGGGGTCGTAGGTGCTGCGTCCCTACTGGCTACGGGACACTACATGATGGCGGCCATGGCTGCCGCGATCGTCGCCAGCGCTGCCTCCCTTTGGGCAGTGTGGGCGCCCGCAGACCTGATCGCGCTGGATATCTTCGCTCTCAACGCCAGGGAATGCTGGGACAGAACTGATGCTGACAAGCCTCTACCGCCCGATATGGCCCGTCAGTTCCGCAATGAGTTCGACGATACCGACGTGCTCGTGACGGTGCTTGAACGGCAGCTACCGAAGACCCCACAGAGCGAGAGTATTGGGCCAGTAGCGATATGGAAGCATGAGGTCCAATACAGAACCCAGCACGACGGCGACGAATTCTCCAATTATCTCCTGCGGTTCAAGCTCACGCGCCGCGTGATTGTGTAG